The stretch of DNA ATCACCCAGGCTTCACACAAAAAAACAGGCTGGTCCCAGGCTTGTCCCCGTCCTCACTTCCTACCTGGGCAGCTAGATCCATAATATGCCAGGTAGTTGACCGCTTTAAATAAGATCAGCTAGGTTATTATGAGTGCGTACATGACGTCAGTGTGTACCCTTTGTTTTTTCTTGAACTTTAGCAAATCtatttgtacaaaaaaaaaaaccatcaaaaaaattgaaaattaaaaattaaaaatctttcaaaaaataaaaataataataatttgctttattgttaatttaaaaattttattgtttttattttaaagcgtttattgtttaattatttttcagcaaCAAATCCTTTTTTCTAGTATACATTTTATAGCTTATCAATAGCTAGTTACAAGATTCAATATAACCGAACTATAGACGGAACTCTACCAATCTCGGATTTCTTTTAATGTCAGATGCTGTTCAATACgcaaaatatttttgcttctgttcatattatatattattctaaaatttgtatgaaaaaattatgattgatctgattttgtttttataaaaattatatattataatttgtagGTAAAATAGATATTCACTGGCCAGTTATTATCCATCGAAACTGTATACATTTTTTGGCTAGTACAAATAGCTAGTCACGACATTCAATCTCACGAAAATGGACAAAATTCTACCAGGGTATCATTGGTATTCATTAtatccataataataatatcgatattaataataaaataataattataataataatatcaataacataaatatactaataataattttcaattgagtatatgtattcatttataattttttgatttattattttcataagcgCTGCGAACCGATCAGCTACACTATTGGCAACGCACACACACATTCATTCAAAGCATATCTCTTTTCTCGCTCGTAGccactcactcactcactcttATTAGTTATATGGGCAAATGCTTGCTCGGTCCGAGCGGTCGCTTTACATGGCCGAcacactgatttttttttcactaccctgcgaaaagaagtttcacttcaaaaaaaaattacgttataataatttttttttttttctaactaataaatttaatatttcatataagttatttttcttatatagcCGTTAGATTTTTTTACCCAGCTCGtagatattttacttagccttaataatagccaaacaatcaatatctacactatttaacttagctagattttttatgaAGCTAGATTTTCTACTTAGCTGTGATTGTAGCggaacaatcaatatctacattatttttcttagctGGATTTTTCACTCAGCtctaattgtagccaaacaatcactATCTACCTTATTTTACCAGCCAAATCTTTGACTTAGTcgctaaatttatttttttttctcaaaaactattgaagcGAGCAAAAAAACCCataatgcgggcgatagagttttttgaaaCGCAAAATATGAGCCTAAAACGAAGTTGCTATCTCATATTTACGTATAGTTAttcattttctaatttttcacaATTGCTAAAAAGTTCATTTAAAATGCTAGAACTTTTAagataatgaaaatagaaacATCATATTAGGCTCAATTGAAAGTTCTCGTGAAGCTCTGTTATGGGATATGAAGGTTTTTCCTCGGCCTTGAAAAGtcttcgataaaaaaaattaattatttgattttttttttttctattctggagtttttttttttcttctcgaaaactacactgagagaaattttaactaagaattacaaaagtagaagaaaaaattacaaaataaatagtaaaaactgcgttcccccgtcatttataagaattattcgtatattgatagataatttttacaataaaattatgtaaaaaatctggccattgactatatacaatactaagccataaaatttacacaattttattgtaatttctgtttaaaaaaatgactaaattcgcgacactcacaagtaaattttagcagactgagaatttacccactaccggttttggaatttactaaattttattcaaaagttggacattttttgtgttaagttgggcagtttgtgctagattcacgaagaatagcaatcaattcccggcaacattttttcttttctgtttacacgctcaaaactcgaaaactaattgttaaatagaaaaaagttattcttgataaattgtttagaaataaataaccaataataaacctcgcttaaccccatacctagcttcaacagataaggctgtagaaatgcttgaaattacatgacagttcaatcatttgttcaatcggtcggccatctttgtgttattttgCCCCACaaatagaatttttacaaagctatatagtaaaaaatatttaagtctatgctaacttttatatgtctacatgataatttttattatatatataagaatatttattaaattgtgcagtattttttattcaaccatataataatttttattcttttcacaAAACATGcatgtctttattttaattaactcataactcattatctaagagattaatcaaaaaaagtaattctttataaattgttcagaattgaattttcaataataaacttcactcaaccccatgtccatctgcaatagataacgatgtatagaggcttgaagtaacccaacaattttttgacattttacacattttacataattttattgtagaattccaTCTCTCGCGGCCAGTTCCAgaagtaaaacaaaaattacaaagcagtatagtaatttctattcaaccgtgattttaatttttagttaatatttctctcagtgtattgAAAATAGCAGCAAAAACTcattatgcgggcgatagagttttcgaAGACGCATCATTAAAGCCTAATACGATGCCTTTATGTCAACTCTacgttgagttattcattgcctaattttttaaaattgttaaaaaattgattaaaaatgctATAACTTTTAggataatgaagataaaaacattatattaGGCTCAATTGAAAGTTTTTAACAGGGTCTATTATAACGTATGTAAGTTTTTCCTTGGCTTCCAatagttttcgagaaaaaaaattaaatatctgtttttttttttttcgatttcaaagttttttttttttttttcgaaaactaTTGTAAATAACAGAAAAACCCACGAGCGGGTGATAGAGTTTTCGAAGACGCATCATTTAAGCCTAGTACGAAGACTTTACGCCATTTATTTCGtaagttatgatttttttttttttttcacccatGAATacaatactgcggctgagcctatggctcctagcctccgtaataaAGCTGAATTCTATTCTCATGTAATGTATGTCATCAATGTATACACACtccaaaaatatattgtctcacacagtaaaaaaaaaatgtaaaattaaacattttttgaatGTCAAAATCAGTCTacacttttttaaatgttaaaaaattaacatttaaaaaaatgttaaatattaacatacaaaaaaatgttgaaaattaatactcgaaaaaatgttgaaattgaACATTTGAAAAAGTGTAGACCGATTTTGACatccaaaaaaatgttaaaaatttgacatttaaaaaaacgtaaattgtcttaaagaaaatatgcatataaatatgattatgtttcaacatatttatttcaatcttttcttaattataaaattacaagcAATCACATAAactatgaataataatattaatattcacaaaatacatttatttgtaataaaatggatatatattatttaaaaaaaattgacacaaACGAGCAAAATCATAGGTTgacatattgataataaaaagtaaataattatttattccgAAGGGATATGATTtcgatgaaacaaaaaaaaaagatgaactaAAGAATAACTTGTGTTTTGTAACTtcttcaattatattatttattttgacaatatGTATTAAACTTATTTCGGTAACACAAAGTTTTATTTGGCGTCGTTCACTGGTAGAAGTGAGGGAAAATAATTGATGCAACTCAAAAGACCTAGCGGTCATCTCTCaactaatttttaacatctgaaaaatgtcaaattcaaaattcaacatttttttaagtgttaattttatgtgtaaaataaattgacatttttttaaatgtcaaatttcCATGtaacacttgaaaaaatgttaaaaatttgacatttttattttaacatttatattttttttacattttacattttttttttactgcgtataaaaaaaatcaattatacaaaaatactGTAGTCTCTTGTTTTTACAAcgactataaataaataaattacacctattatcaataatattataactttatttCAATGGCTATGAAATTTCGCTCAATGAGAACTCCTTGTCTCTTAATCTTCCTCACAGAATTTTGTCAGGGCTCTCTCTGGATCGACGTCGATCCGAGCTCGATCTTTGACGTCCAGTGGAAGTTGGCTGTCGAAAATCGACTTAGATTTCTACCTGGGTGTGCTCAATCAGAGAGCTtgctcacaactcatttggaggggaaaTACTCGCCAAGGTTCGTGCTTGCTTTTCCAAATTCGTTGTGAACACACGCTCTGcctgggcacttgtaacgaaatatactattttaattatataaaaagaattattcatttaatttatcttattagacaacaaaaaaaaaacaaagttttttctacaaaaaagagTCAACCCAGGTAAGAGTTCTCGGGCTTGAACaactgtgccaggcttgtgcgagggtcgtgtatcaagccttgggagcacaggcttgatacaagcttgtgcccattgttttccccggcctcacacgagccttgttagcacaggcttgacacaagactgtctcCGTTGTTTaaaaccggcctcacacaggcctcaatagtccaagctggtgtcaagcctgttttttttgttttccccgacttcacacgagccttgttagcacaggcttgacacaactCTGTTTCCGTTGTTTTTGTCTGTCTCACATAGACCTCAATAGTCCAAGctggtgtcaagcctgtttttttttgttttccccggcctcacacgagccttgtgtcaagcccgttttaccaagcctcacacgggacttgactcgtgcatatattcaattaaaaaaaaaaaattatatcaattagatctataaattgtaaattgaaatattaaataacaattataaggttttgactatcgtgcctggcttttacaaggactgtgaattgactctcgaataaattcattcatataaaaaattttgaccgACTCTTTCATGAATACCCCGGTGGTTGACTTGATAGAGCATTGGAGTTCCACGTAAGAGACCTAGGATCGATCCCccgttacaaataataatgtccaattaataaattaataataattgtttatttatatttttttataatttttttgcaagccggtgtcaggcgtgggaacacaagactgtgtcaagcctgggaacacaagcctgtgtcaagccgGATACACTAGTCCGGCACCAGTAAATAAATCGTGAACATTCTACACTTGACACAGGCCCGAGAGCCGGGTAATCAGGCTTGTCCCAGTCTTGTGCCCAtcgtcacttcctacctgggAAGCGATCGAAATTGTCACTATAATtgtaagtatattaatttagatatgaCATTTGTTCCTTTGAtctatttcgttagcaacaaaaaaacaaactatgtCCTacttactcttttttttttttttgaagtgaaacttctttacagagggtagcaaaaaaattcgaggcccTGCTAGCGTTACGCGCTCGCGTTTACTCTCTGTCACACGCTCTCCTATACTCTCTGTCACGTATACTCTTTCTGGTATACTCTCTCTGGTATACTCTCTCTGGTATACGCTCGGCCACAAGCGGATAAACTCGGAACGTCAGCTgctatgtgtgtatgcgtgagcgactttttttttttatttaaatattattaaacagttcaactgagtttaatacttaaataattgatttttaaaaaaaattcatttaaacgtattaagcaatagttatctcacgggtttaaagaatcattattataataacaataaaattattataaatatatataaatgatgataattataacaacaataattttgataatattaccaattattcacaatagtattgatattaataataatatctacaataataatattttgaatataaatactaataattatcaatatttatatataaatgttattgtcaatgttattatttatattattaatatcactgatattattataaatcgataatattattgttattattactaatattatattgatattattatcatcgatgatatttttgaaattattattttatttataccatggttatatatgaataatattattataaataataataactccaataatattatgattaacaataatatcaatataatattagtaataatatcgatggtatcaattatattgtcgcattaaagaatgaagtgccaaaaacgtcaattttaaaggaaaaagggcgtaagtgcaaatttataaattttcgggtttttcatctaattttaatacttaaaaaaaagggaaaatgggtgtaacaacctttgataaaggataaagggcgtatgtccaaggattgacgccttttttcccgttatcaaaataatttttgataaaagatgaaaggcatattttcaattttatttgaaatttatttaatggcaggattttttaaattattgattgtttactgataattatacataatttattatcaatacgaaaaacataaaaataattacaaatcttcatcttttattaaaaatgattttgagaatggaaaaaaggcgtaagtccctgaacatacgcacttttttttttctttaagccttaaaattagGTGCAGGCCCGAACTCACGCCCTTTtccttttagaaaaaaaaaattcctaaaaatggcacttacgcccttcttccattaatgtgtcgatataaataataaaattcataataataatattcgaaatataaatactaataattattattaactaataatatttatattcgaatattattgtcaggattaatattattattattattattattattattattattattaatattcagcgtGACATGAAACTACTCTGAAAGAAGTTTTACTTCCCCCtcgcgtactcgcaacacgctaattttttttgtttttttgttgctattaatagaaaaataatagaaaaaagcaaacagaaataaattcatataagtgagaaaaaaacaacgaCCAATCAAATATCCGGAAGACTGATGATGTTTGTCGTTTTTATAATCGGAGAGTATAAAtaactataattttatttaaaataatcatatttatttaatgttaaaaatgataaattatattggtTGTTCATCTTGTGTGTCATTGAGAAAACAAATGATttgctaatattatttttcggcTAACTTTTACTGAACTTTTTACCAAACCTAGACAATTAACGCTCAATATTATCTCCGTGCAAGCACTGTAGGCGAGTAACACTATCTCTCTACTATCTACTATTTCTACTATCTcttgaatttgaatttaaatatataaattgttattattactcatgaaaaaaaaatcgaaaatttatatacttgcaGGTATGGTTTCAAAATCGACGGGCAAAGTTCCGAAAACAGGAACGGTTGGCACAACAAAAGTCAAATGGATCGAATTCCACGGTGAATAGAGATAGTGGTAATTCGAGTCCAGTGTCTGGTTGTATAAAAACAGAAGGTCGTTCCTCTAGAAGCCCATCAACACCACCAGGTACTTCCAACATTCATCTTTCGACTGCAGAAGTTAAGCCAATTACCAACCATAGTTTGATAAGTCTTAAGAATAACAGCGACGGCAATAGTACTCCACCAAATGGACGTACTAGTAGCCACAGTGGACCGAGCATCAGCGCTGGAAGTGCTCATTGGGAGTCTTGTAGTTCACGACCGTTTTCGAGTAGCCTTCCACCTTATCTTATAGATCCTTTATCTCTCAAAACAACAAATCTCTATTAATACTTAGAAAACTTTGTTTTCAAACTCACCAACTTGAAtgtgacaaaaataatatcatttgttaATGTTTTATGTAAAtaggtattttaaaatacatcaaTACGTGAATTAAGTTGGTGTTTCTATAAATGACATTAGAAATAATCAGTTTTCATTCATGGgccaaaaatttatgaaatatgtCTTCATTCAGtatacattatatttattttattacacgatattaatcataaataaatacagtGCTGTAAAACAAGAAAAGCATAAGACTGCTTTGGCactcgataaatttttttacaagctAATTCGATAAATACCTCAACCTTGCATTAATTTTGATGCGTAATGAAGTACAGTCCCATACGATTTTTCAGTGTGCAAATGTATGTAAACTCTTGCCCATGACAGATTAAATAATGCTGGAATCTAAAAAAATCTTGCATTAGTTGTACTATTTGGTGCGAAATTTAACACACAGAAACGCATAACATGTCATAGTAGTGCATCGCACTTCAAGTCAGTgcttaatttatgtttattctGAAGATGGTTGTGTGAAAGTGTTGAATTCAATTTGTACGCAAAATAGGAGATGCTTCAGGATTCTGAAGGTGCCATACCCAAGTTATTCTTAACTTCTTAGTGTTTCGTTTTGGAACTTGGAAAATAGTGCAAGATGGACCTCCCTCAGGTTTTGGTTGAACAATATACTATAAATAGATTGAGCTCAGTCGTTTCACATATTATTCCACATAAAGTTTGCCTGAGATAGAACGTGTACAGTCATtgctataaatatttattttccatttctCACCATTCCTCAGAGTTATAATACGATGAATCTAAATACTGAACTTATATCATAAACTTGTGTTCGAAatctctatatatatttccactaatttacatcaataaaattatgggTTCATTATTAACTCCAgtcatattaaaataaaatattaaattaaaattaaaaaaaaagaaataatagttGCAATCCATTTTACTCattactttaaaaatttatattgaatgaataatcatttattaattcttttcGTTCGCAAAACAAGATGACATAGTAGAAttggtttataataaaattttctttcttataaaaaataaaacgtttCGTAcgtttttttatctatatcgCTATAATAACGTATATCATTTATGACCAGATGAAcaaaaatcatgaaatttatttacttacacGATTATTTGCGATGTTTCTATTCAGAAAGCGCTCGTGAATTATAATTCTAATTTTGTATAAGCAATAAAgatatttgttatataaacaGACATTAATTTTTCGGAAAAAAGATTTGTACTTTTTTGTTATCTAACATTCGtatcttaataataataataataataataataataataataataataataataataataataataataataataataataataataataataataataataataataataataataataataataataataataataataataataataataataataataataataataataataataataataataataataataataataataataataataataataataataataataataataataataataataataataataataataataataataataataataatataataataataataataataataaataataataataataataataataataataataataataataataataataataataataataataataataataataataataataataataataataataataataataataatcgccGCTATGTTTGATCGAGAACATTTAGGCCATCGTTAGCGTACCGGCACCCATGCCAAATCCAACGCCACGTGGACCAAAATGTCTACCGTAGCAGCCACGGCAGTATATATCCCCGTCTGGTCCGTCGTTGAGATTGGTCGAATCCAACGAGCGATGGCAGTCACCACAGCTAAAGCATCTTTTGTGCCAAACTCGATCTTTGGATATCATTTGCTCAGCTGCATAAACTGGATAACCACAACGAGAGCAACCTCCTTGTCCATTTTCACATTTTGTGCCGAGTTGAGGTTTTGAATCAATACTAGTGATAAGAATACGAATGGTATGTTAATGAATCACCTTGCTCGatttcttataaataaataaattgacaatgcAATATACTTACTATGAAGGCGCACTATCACCATTGGTAGATACAAGAGTCGGAGAGTGACCAAATCCGAAACCTTTCGGCCCAAAAAGTTTACTGTAGCAAGCACGACAGTGTATTTCTTTATCAGGTCCATCACAAGCAAGCATGGAGTCAAGAGGTCTGTGACACTCATTgcaattaaaacattttttgtgCCACATTGTGCCTTTTGCAAGCTGTTGCTCGGCAGCGAAAACCATGCCACCACATCGTGGACATCCTTGACCAGCAGGAGCTTTGATTGCCGTCGTATCAGGATTGTATGATGGTCTTGACGCAGAAATATCATCTTctctgtataaaaatttatattgaagaGTTTGCGATAGGtatcgaatttttttcatattaccCAGAActttttatctataatttCGGTTAACTTACGTCAGCCCATCGGTTTGAAGAAATCCAGATCCACATGCAAATCCGTAACCGTGCGGCCCCCATTTTTTGCCATAGCAAGTTTTACAATAAACGTCTTTATCAGGTCCATCGCAAGCAATTATGGAATCCAGTGTTTTAGCACAGTCGCGACATTTCCAACATTTTCTGTGCCACTCTCGATCTTTAGCGAGGACTTGTTCAGCAGCAAAAACTACACCACCACACCGAGGACATCCTTTTCCAGGAGGTGCTTGAATCTTTGCGGTATCAGCCACGCTTGTACGAGGAGCAGCATCTCTATTTTCCACACAAATTGGATACTTCGttttatatcgaaaaaaaaaatgaatcgaaattttttttgacatttaaactttaatgttttatttttatcatagtCATcgagattattattatttttatattaatatgtcAATAAAGTATGAGTTACCaacaaatattcattaatcatATCGATATTACTAGGTTGTTTAGTGAATAgttaatgacaaaaaataaattgaccaTTCGAGGAGGATCCTCATGTGTTAAGCTGAAAAATTATGTCTATTCAATAATTCGTAGTATTCGAGTATTGAAACTTATATTATATAGTCAAAGCTTTTTCTGAACAAGAAAACGAAAGTAACACAGATCAAAAACGGTATCGCCTTAAATATTACCTGATTATAATATTCTATTCCGTAATATTACATGACAAAATATTATGGTCAAAATATCATTGGagaaaatgacaaataaaaatcacataTGGACTACAATAACACAGAATCACATATAcagttttaatttcatttaaggTCCCAGTTTCTGAACTCTTCTGgctgaatttattttcaaggacttcgtaaatatacaaaaataaaaaatttttatataattttttttttttctattaaaatatactttaaagttaataaataaaatataaatataaaaaaaacataataatttatttagtcaaTCCCTGACAATGACCCAGTTTATGAACGATATAAAATGTGGTGTCGTAGTTTCTGAACGCGAGTAGGTACCAGTTTTTGAACGAAtataacatataaataataataataataatggctgcttaaaaattcaaatgtcaCAATTTTAGGTTAAACATGATGTAAAATTTTTGGGCATTattgaattgaatatatttcataatcaacttaatcaaaaaaaaaaaaaaaataataacaaatgaaagagaatttaatttcaaatctATTATATGTTATATATTCTTATATATTATACTTGCGTAATATCATATCTTGACAAACATAATACATGCACTCAACGTTCAGCGCTAGACATGACTGAAAAATGGCGTTACTCGTTTAGTccagttattttattattttttttgagacagtaataaaagaattgaattgtaaacttttttttttcgagaaaaagaaaaacttttcttttgaataaaaactttttttttttatattatatataaagaatatttaagtaatacaataaataatcgatatcGTTCAGAAACAGGGCCGCGTTCAATAACTAGGCCCATGAccttatttcattattattttactgatATTTAACAATACCAAAACATCACAAGTAATAACAACACATATTTAGTTTcgatttcatttttattatttcctcTCATCAGTTGCTTACTAATATTCAAATTGTGTACATTTAATAAGCctttgaaatttattgtaaGCCAAAAAGGGACAATAAAATTCGAAGacaccctggtagaaatttgTGAGCACCGCCCGACTTAACCTATATAAGCACATATGCTTATACATGTAAAGTCGGGCCAACGGAATTCTTCTACCAGGGCATGAAAAAACGAATAATGTTACTTGAAGATGCATTGATTACAAGAATTTACTACACACTTAtcacaatttatttagtttcatcctttccttagacatttgccaataattttttatatattatggcaaatgtagTTAAGGAATTGAtgaaactaaataaattgtgtAATCTTCATTAATTctatacactgagagaaattttaactaaaaattaaaatcatggttaaatagaaattactatagtactttgtaatttttgttttaattctgggactggccgcgagagtcggaattctacaataaaattatgtaaaatctgtaaaatgtcaaaaaattgctaggttacttcaagcctctatacatcgttatccattgcagatagacatggggttgagtgaagtttattattgaaaattcaattctaaacaatttatgaagaattactttttttgattaatctcttagattatgagttatgagttaattaaataaagaacataCATGTTtagtgaaaacaataaaaattattatatgtttgaatgaaaaatactgcacaatttaataaatattcttatatatataataaaaattatcatgtacacatataaaagttagcatagacttaaatattttttactatatagctttgtaaaaattctgtttgtggggcgaaataacacaaagatggccgaccgattaaacaaatgattgaactgtcatgtaatttcaagcatttctacagccttatctgttgaagctaggtatggggttaagcgagatttattattggttatttatttctaaacaatttatcaagaataacttttttctatttaacaattagttttcgagttttg from Aphidius gifuensis isolate YNYX2018 linkage group LG4, ASM1490517v1, whole genome shotgun sequence encodes:
- the LOC122854964 gene encoding muscle LIM protein Mlp84B-like isoform X5 gives rise to the protein MPFKPVEHPKCPKCSKSVYAAEERVAGGLKWHKMCFKCGLCSKLLDSTNCSEHEGELFCKVCHARKFGPKGYGFGGGAGCLSMDQGEHLQRDGDMSKESNSVLDSRVIAKAPEGEGCPRCGGYVYAAEQMLARNRYPICVENRDAAPRTSVADTAKIQAPPGKGCPRCGGVVFAAEQVLAKDREWHRKCWKCRDCAKTLDSIIACDGPDKDVYCKTCYGKKWGPHGYGFACGSGFLQTDGLTEDDISASRPSYNPDTTAIKAPAGQGCPRCGGMVFAAEQQLAKGTMWHKKCFNCNECHRPLDSMLACDGPDKEIHCRACYSKLFGPKGFGFGHSPTLVSTNGDSAPSYIDSKPQLGTKCENGQGGCSRCGYPVYAAEQMISKDRVWHKRCFSCGDCHRSLDSTNLNDGPDGDIYCRGCYGRHFGPRGVGFGMGAGTLTMA
- the LOC122854964 gene encoding muscle LIM protein Mlp84B-like isoform X1, which gives rise to MPFKPVEHPKCPKCSKSVYAAEERVAGGLKWHKMCFKCGLCSKLLDSTNCSEHEGELFCKVCHARKFGPKGYGFGGGAGCLSMDQGEHLQRDGDMSKESNSVLDSRVIAKAPEGEGCPRCGGYVYAAEQMLARNRQGYHRACFKCKICHRNLDSTLHCDGPDRDIYCRACYPKKFGPRGIGHAGVMWIGLQCDIEDDGDAAPRTSVADTAKIQAPPGKGCPRCGGVVFAAEQVLAKDREWHRKCWKCRDCAKTLDSIIACDGPDKDVYCKTCYGKKWGPHGYGFACGSGFLQTDGLTEDDISASRPSYNPDTTAIKAPAGQGCPRCGGMVFAAEQQLAKGTMWHKKCFNCNECHRPLDSMLACDGPDKEIHCRACYSKLFGPKGFGFGHSPTLVSTNGDSAPSYIDSKPQLGTKCENGQGGCSRCGYPVYAAEQMISKDRVWHKRCFSCGDCHRSLDSTNLNDGPDGDIYCRGCYGRHFGPRGVGFGMGAGTLTMA